One stretch of Streptomyces sp. NBC_00443 DNA includes these proteins:
- a CDS encoding quinone-dependent dihydroorotate dehydrogenase gives MYKIFFNLVFKRMDPEKAHYLAFRWIRLAVRIPVLRTFVAAALAPRHKELRTEAFGLRMHGPFGLAAGFDKNAVAVDGMSMLGFDHVEIGTVTGEAQPGNPKKRLFRLVKDRALINRMGFNNEGSLAVAARLATRTPVFRTVVGVNIGKTKVVPETEAVGDYVKSTERLAPYADYLVVNVSSPNTPGLRNLQATEALRPLLTAVREAADRTVTTRRVPLLVKIAPDLADEDVDAVADLAVELGLDGIIATNTTIAREGLGLKSEPPLVKETGGLSGAPLKARSLEVLRRLYARVGDRITLVGVGGIENAEDAWQRILAGATLVQGYSAFIYEGPFWSRAIHKGLAARLRTSPYDTLADAVGADVRKARKTA, from the coding sequence ATGTACAAGATCTTCTTCAATCTCGTCTTCAAACGAATGGACCCCGAGAAGGCCCACTACCTGGCCTTCCGCTGGATCCGCCTCGCCGTCCGCATCCCCGTCCTGCGCACGTTCGTCGCCGCCGCCCTCGCGCCCCGCCACAAGGAACTGCGCACGGAGGCCTTCGGGCTGCGGATGCACGGCCCCTTCGGGCTCGCCGCCGGCTTCGACAAGAACGCGGTCGCCGTCGACGGGATGTCGATGCTGGGCTTCGACCACGTCGAGATCGGCACGGTCACCGGGGAGGCGCAGCCGGGCAACCCCAAGAAGCGGCTGTTCCGCCTCGTGAAGGACCGGGCGCTGATCAACCGCATGGGCTTCAACAACGAGGGCTCGCTGGCCGTCGCGGCCCGCCTGGCCACCCGTACGCCCGTCTTCAGGACCGTCGTGGGCGTCAACATCGGCAAGACCAAGGTAGTCCCGGAGACGGAGGCCGTCGGGGACTACGTGAAGTCGACCGAGCGGCTGGCGCCGTACGCCGACTATCTGGTCGTCAATGTCTCCTCGCCCAACACGCCCGGCCTGCGCAACCTGCAGGCCACCGAGGCGCTGCGGCCCCTTCTGACCGCCGTCCGCGAGGCCGCCGACCGCACGGTGACCACCCGCCGGGTGCCGCTGCTGGTGAAGATCGCACCGGACCTCGCCGACGAGGACGTCGACGCGGTCGCAGACCTGGCCGTCGAGCTCGGCCTGGACGGGATCATCGCCACGAACACCACCATCGCGCGCGAGGGGCTCGGTTTGAAATCCGAACCCCCGCTGGTCAAGGAGACCGGCGGTCTCTCGGGAGCACCCCTGAAGGCACGCTCCCTGGAGGTGCTGCGACGCCTGTACGCGCGCGTGGGCGACCGGATCACCCTCGTGGGCGTCGGGGGCATCGAGAACGCCGAGGACGCCTGGCAGCGGATCCTGGCGGGCGCCACGCTGGTCCAGGGATACAGCGCCTTCATCTACGAGGGGCCCTTCTGGAGCCGCGCCATCCACAAGGGCCTCGCCGCACGCCTTCGCACCAGCCCGTACGACACCCTCGCCGACGCGGTCGGCGCCGACGTCAGGAAGGCAAGGAAGACCGCATGA
- the metK gene encoding methionine adenosyltransferase, producing MSRRLFTSESVTEGHPDKIADQISDTILDALLREDPSSRVAVETLITTGLVHVAGEVTTKTYADIATLVRNKVLEIGYDSSKKGFDGASCGISVSIGSQSPDIAQGVDTAYESRVEGDEDELDRQGAGDQGLMFGYATDETPTLMPLPIFLAHRLSKRLSEVRKNGTIPYLRPDGKTQVTIEYDGDKAVRLDTVVVSSQHASDIDLDSLLAPDIREFVVEPELKALLDDGIKIDTENYRLLVNPTGRFEIGGPMGDAGLTGRKIIIDTYGGMARHGGGAFSGKDPSKVDRSAAYAMRWVAKNVVAAGLASRCEVQVAYAIGKAEPVGLFVETFGTAKVETEKIEKAIDVVFDLRPAAIIRDLDLLRPIYAQTAAYGHFGRELPEFTWERTDRVDALRKAVGL from the coding sequence GTGTCCCGTCGCCTGTTCACCTCGGAGTCTGTCACCGAGGGCCACCCCGACAAGATCGCTGACCAGATCAGCGACACCATTCTTGACGCGCTTCTGCGCGAGGACCCGTCGTCCCGGGTCGCTGTCGAAACCCTGATCACGACCGGCCTGGTGCACGTGGCCGGAGAGGTCACGACCAAGACGTACGCGGACATCGCGACGCTGGTCCGCAACAAGGTCCTCGAGATCGGCTACGACTCCTCGAAGAAGGGCTTCGACGGCGCCTCCTGCGGCATCTCGGTCTCGATCGGCTCGCAGTCGCCGGACATCGCGCAGGGCGTCGACACGGCGTACGAGTCCCGGGTCGAGGGCGACGAGGACGAGCTGGACCGCCAGGGCGCCGGCGACCAGGGCCTGATGTTCGGCTACGCGACGGACGAGACGCCCACGCTGATGCCGCTGCCCATCTTCCTGGCGCACCGTCTGTCCAAGCGCCTCTCCGAGGTCCGCAAGAACGGCACGATCCCCTACCTGCGCCCGGACGGCAAGACGCAGGTCACCATCGAGTACGACGGCGACAAGGCGGTCCGCCTGGACACCGTGGTCGTCTCCTCGCAGCATGCGAGCGACATCGACCTGGACTCGCTCCTCGCCCCCGACATCCGGGAGTTCGTGGTCGAGCCGGAGCTCAAGGCCCTGCTCGACGACGGCATCAAGATCGACACCGAGAACTACCGCCTCCTGGTCAACCCCACCGGCCGCTTCGAGATCGGCGGCCCGATGGGTGACGCGGGTCTGACCGGCCGGAAGATCATCATCGACACGTACGGCGGCATGGCCCGCCACGGCGGCGGCGCGTTCTCCGGCAAGGACCCGTCCAAGGTCGACCGCTCGGCGGCGTACGCGATGCGCTGGGTCGCCAAGAACGTGGTCGCGGCCGGCCTCGCCTCGCGCTGCGAGGTGCAGGTGGCGTACGCGATCGGCAAGGCCGAGCCGGTCGGTCTCTTCGTCGAGACCTTCGGCACGGCCAAGGTCGAGACCGAGAAGATCGAGAAGGCCATCGACGTGGTCTTCGACCTGCGTCCGGCTGCGATCATCCGCGACCTGGACCTGCTCCGCCCGATCTACGCCCAGACCGCCGCCTACGGCCACTTCGGCCGCGAGCTGCCGGAGTTCACCTGGGAGCGGACGGACCGGGTGGACGCGCTGCGTAAGGCAGTGGGTCTGTAA
- the coaBC gene encoding bifunctional phosphopantothenoylcysteine decarboxylase/phosphopantothenate--cysteine ligase CoaBC translates to MDKPKVVLGVSGGIAAYKACELLRRLTESGHDVRVVPTASALHFVGAATWSALSGKPVSTEVWDDVHEVPHVRIGQQADLVVVAPATADTLAKAAHGLADDLLTNTLLTARCPVVFAPAMHTEMWEHAATQENVATLRRRGAIVIEPAVGRLTGVDTGKGRLPEPAEIFEVCRRVLARGVTEPDLAGRHVVVSAGGTREPLDPVRFLGNRSSGKQGYALARTAAARGARVTLIAANTGLADPAGVDIVQVGTAVQLREAVLKASADADAVVMAAAVADFRPASYATGKIKKKDDHEPDPIVLVRNPDILAEISTDRARPGQVIVGFAAETDDVLANGRKKLERKGCDLLVVNEVGERKTFGSEENEAVVLGADGSETPVPYGPKEALAETVWDLVARRLGTHG, encoded by the coding sequence GTGGACAAGCCGAAGGTCGTTCTGGGGGTCAGCGGCGGCATCGCCGCGTACAAGGCCTGCGAGCTGCTGCGCAGACTCACCGAGTCCGGACATGACGTCCGGGTCGTGCCCACCGCCTCGGCGCTGCACTTCGTCGGCGCCGCCACCTGGTCCGCCCTGTCCGGCAAGCCCGTCTCGACCGAGGTCTGGGACGACGTCCACGAGGTCCCGCACGTCCGCATCGGCCAGCAGGCCGACCTGGTGGTCGTCGCCCCGGCCACGGCCGACACGCTGGCAAAGGCCGCGCACGGCCTCGCCGACGACCTGCTGACCAACACCCTGCTCACCGCCCGCTGCCCGGTGGTGTTCGCCCCCGCCATGCACACCGAGATGTGGGAGCACGCGGCCACCCAGGAGAACGTGGCGACGCTTCGCCGGCGCGGCGCGATCGTCATCGAGCCCGCCGTCGGCCGCCTCACGGGGGTCGACACCGGCAAGGGCCGGCTGCCCGAGCCCGCGGAGATCTTCGAGGTCTGCCGCCGGGTGCTCGCCCGTGGCGTCACCGAGCCCGACCTCGCCGGACGGCACGTCGTCGTCAGCGCCGGCGGTACCCGCGAGCCCCTCGACCCGGTCCGGTTCCTCGGCAACCGCTCCTCCGGCAAGCAGGGCTACGCTCTCGCCCGCACCGCCGCCGCCCGTGGTGCCCGGGTGACGCTGATCGCCGCCAACACCGGGCTGGCCGACCCGGCGGGCGTGGACATCGTCCAGGTCGGCACGGCCGTACAGCTGCGGGAAGCGGTCCTCAAGGCGTCCGCGGACGCCGACGCGGTCGTGATGGCGGCCGCGGTCGCGGACTTCCGCCCGGCGTCGTACGCCACCGGAAAGATCAAGAAGAAGGACGACCACGAGCCGGACCCCATCGTCCTGGTGCGCAATCCGGACATCCTCGCGGAGATCTCGACCGACCGGGCCCGTCCCGGCCAGGTGATCGTCGGGTTCGCCGCCGAGACGGACGACGTGCTGGCAAACGGCCGAAAAAAGCTGGAGCGCAAGGGGTGCGACCTTCTCGTGGTGAACGAGGTGGGCGAGCGCAAGACCTTCGGCTCCGAGGAGAACGAGGCGGTCGTTCTGGGCGCCGACGGCAGCGAGACGCCCGTGCCGTACGGACCCAAGGAAGCCCTGGCCGAAACCGTGTGGGACCTGGTGGCGCGCCGGTTGGGCACACATGGTTGA
- a CDS encoding RsmB/NOP family class I SAM-dependent RNA methyltransferase codes for MSDTSRRPRKPGKPYRRPKKDPVRFLAFEALRAVDERDAYANLVLPPLLRKAREQGDFDGRDAALATELVYGTLRWQGTYDAVISACVDRPLREVDPPVLDVLSLGVHQLLGTRIPTHAAVSASVELARVVLGDGRAKFVNAVLRKVAQDDIDGWIQRVAPPYDDDPEEHLAVVHSHPRWVVSALWDSLGGGRAGIERLLEADNERPEVTLVARPGRATTEELLGEEAAVPGRWSPYAVRLAEGGEPGAIEAVRDGRAGVQDEGSQLVALALANAPLDGPDEKWLDGCAGPGGKAALLGALAAERGAMLLASEKQPHRAGLVARALAGNPGPYQVIAADGTRPAWRAGSFDRVLVDVPCTGLGALRRRPEARWRRRVEDLEGFAPLQRELLRAALDAVRVGGVVGYATCSPHLAETRAVVDDVLKQGGAGELVDARSLLPGVPELGEGPDVQLWPHVHGTDAMYLAVIRRVG; via the coding sequence GTGAGCGACACCTCCCGTCGGCCCCGCAAACCCGGCAAGCCCTACCGACGGCCCAAGAAAGACCCCGTCCGCTTCCTCGCCTTCGAGGCACTGCGCGCCGTGGACGAGCGGGACGCGTACGCCAACCTCGTGCTGCCGCCGCTGCTGCGCAAGGCGCGGGAGCAGGGCGACTTCGACGGGCGGGACGCCGCGCTCGCGACCGAGCTGGTGTACGGGACGCTGCGGTGGCAGGGGACGTACGACGCCGTGATCTCCGCGTGTGTGGACCGGCCGCTGCGTGAGGTCGACCCGCCGGTGCTCGATGTGCTCAGCCTGGGCGTGCACCAGCTGCTGGGGACGCGGATTCCCACGCATGCCGCGGTGTCGGCGTCCGTCGAGCTCGCTCGGGTCGTCCTCGGCGACGGGCGGGCGAAGTTCGTGAACGCCGTGCTGCGCAAGGTCGCGCAGGACGACATCGACGGGTGGATCCAGCGGGTCGCGCCGCCGTACGACGACGATCCCGAGGAGCACCTCGCCGTCGTCCACTCGCATCCGCGGTGGGTCGTCTCGGCGCTGTGGGACTCGCTCGGTGGCGGGCGCGCCGGGATCGAGCGGTTGCTGGAGGCCGACAACGAGCGGCCCGAGGTGACGCTCGTCGCGCGGCCGGGGCGGGCCACGACCGAGGAACTCCTTGGTGAGGAGGCCGCGGTGCCGGGGCGTTGGTCGCCCTATGCCGTGCGGCTGGCCGAGGGTGGGGAGCCGGGGGCCATCGAGGCCGTGCGGGACGGCCGGGCGGGGGTCCAGGACGAGGGGTCTCAGCTGGTCGCGCTTGCCCTGGCCAACGCGCCGCTGGACGGGCCCGACGAGAAGTGGCTCGACGGGTGTGCCGGGCCTGGGGGCAAGGCGGCGCTGCTCGGGGCGTTGGCCGCCGAGCGGGGGGCCATGTTGCTTGCCTCCGAGAAGCAGCCGCATCGGGCCGGGCTTGTGGCCAGGGCGCTTGCCGGCAATCCGGGGCCGTATCAGGTCATCGCCGCCGATGGGACGCGGCCGGCCTGGAGGGCGGGGAGCTTCGACCGGGTGCTGGTGGATGTGCCCTGTACGGGGCTGGGGGCGTTGCGGCGGCGGCCGGAGGCTCGGTGGCGGCGGCGGGTGGAGGACCTGGAGGGGTTTGCGCCGCTGCAGCGGGAGTTGTTGCGGGCGGCGTTGGACGCTGTGCGGGTGGGGGGTGTCGTCGGGTACGCCACGTGTTCGCCGCATCTTGCCGAGACTCGGGCTGTCGTGGACGACGTGCTGAAGCAGGGGGGCGCGGGTGAGCTGGTTGATGCGCGGTCCTTGCTGCCGGGGGTGCCGGAGCTGGGGGAGGGGCCTGATGTGCAGTTGTGGCCTCATGTGCATGGGACCGATGCGATGTATTTGGCGGTGATTCGGCGGGTGGGGTGA
- the pyrF gene encoding orotidine-5'-phosphate decarboxylase: MSALEPFGARLRRAMDERGPLCVGIDPHASLLAEWGLDDDVAGLERFSRTVVEAMADRVAVLKPQSAFFERFGSRGVAVLEKSVEEARDAGALVLMDAKRGDIGSTMAAYAESFLRKDSPLFSDALTVSPYLGYGSLSPAVALARESGTGLFVLALTSNPEGGEVQHAVRADGRNVGATMLAHLAAENTGEEPMGSFGAVVGATLGDLSSYDLDINGPLLAPGIGAQGATPADLPRVFGAAARNVVPNVSRGVLRHGPDVVALRDAASRFAEEVTVAVSGA; this comes from the coding sequence ATGAGTGCTCTGGAACCTTTTGGCGCACGCCTGCGCCGGGCCATGGACGAGCGTGGCCCCCTGTGCGTCGGCATCGACCCGCACGCCTCGCTGCTCGCCGAGTGGGGCCTGGACGACGACGTGGCGGGCCTGGAGCGGTTCAGCCGCACGGTCGTCGAGGCGATGGCCGACCGGGTCGCCGTGCTCAAGCCGCAGAGCGCGTTCTTCGAGCGGTTCGGGTCGCGTGGCGTCGCCGTCCTGGAGAAGTCGGTCGAGGAGGCGCGGGACGCCGGGGCGCTGGTGCTGATGGACGCCAAGCGAGGCGACATCGGCTCGACCATGGCCGCGTACGCCGAGTCCTTCCTCCGCAAGGACTCCCCGCTGTTCTCGGACGCGCTGACCGTCTCGCCGTACCTCGGCTACGGCTCGCTGTCGCCGGCCGTGGCGCTGGCCCGGGAGAGCGGCACCGGCCTGTTCGTGCTCGCCCTGACGTCGAACCCGGAGGGCGGCGAGGTCCAGCACGCGGTCCGCGCGGACGGCCGCAATGTCGGCGCGACGATGCTGGCGCACCTGGCTGCCGAGAACACGGGGGAGGAGCCCATGGGTTCCTTCGGGGCGGTCGTCGGCGCCACGCTCGGTGACCTCTCGTCGTACGACCTCGACATCAACGGTCCCCTCCTCGCGCCCGGCATCGGTGCGCAGGGCGCCACCCCGGCGGATCTCCCCCGGGTCTTCGGGGCCGCGGCGCGCAACGTCGTCCCGAACGTCAGCCGGGGAGTGCTGCGGCACGGGCCCGACGTCGTCGCGCTGCGTGACGCCGCGTCACGCTTCGCCGAAGAGGTCACGGTCGCTGTGTCGGGTGCCTGA
- the fmt gene encoding methionyl-tRNA formyltransferase codes for MKLVFAGTPEVAVPALDALIASGRHEVAAVVTRPDAQAGRGRRMVASPVAERAEEAGIEVLKPARPRDPDFLERLREIAPDCCPVVAYGALLPRVALDIPAHGWVNLHFSLLPAWRGAAPVQHSIMAGDEITGASTFLIEEGLDSGPVYGTVTEEIRTTDTSGDLLTRLAFAGSGLLAATMDGIEDGTLKAVPQPSEGVTLAPKVNVEDAHIDWAAPALRVDRVVRGCTPAPGAWTTFRGERLKLIQVQPVPGRDDLAPGALSVGKNNVYVGTGSYAVELLWVQAQGKKPMRAADWARGVRIGDGESVGE; via the coding sequence ATGAAGCTTGTCTTCGCCGGTACCCCCGAGGTCGCCGTTCCCGCTCTGGACGCTCTGATCGCCTCCGGGCGGCACGAGGTGGCCGCCGTCGTGACGCGGCCCGACGCGCAGGCCGGGCGGGGGCGCAGGATGGTGGCGAGCCCGGTGGCCGAGCGGGCCGAGGAGGCGGGCATCGAGGTGCTCAAGCCCGCCAGGCCGCGCGACCCCGACTTCCTGGAGCGGCTCAGGGAGATCGCGCCCGACTGCTGTCCCGTCGTCGCCTACGGCGCCCTGCTGCCGCGCGTCGCCCTCGACATCCCGGCCCACGGCTGGGTCAACCTGCACTTCTCGCTGCTGCCCGCCTGGCGTGGGGCCGCGCCCGTGCAGCACTCCATCATGGCCGGCGACGAGATCACCGGGGCCTCCACGTTCCTGATCGAGGAGGGGCTCGACTCCGGGCCCGTCTACGGCACCGTCACCGAGGAGATCCGGACCACCGACACCAGCGGCGACCTGCTGACCCGGCTGGCCTTCGCGGGCTCCGGGCTGCTCGCGGCGACCATGGACGGGATCGAGGACGGCACGCTGAAGGCCGTACCGCAGCCGTCCGAAGGGGTCACCCTCGCCCCCAAGGTCAACGTCGAGGACGCCCACATCGACTGGGCCGCCCCCGCCCTGCGCGTCGACCGCGTCGTGCGCGGGTGCACCCCCGCACCGGGCGCCTGGACCACCTTCCGCGGCGAGCGGCTCAAGCTCATCCAGGTGCAGCCGGTGCCCGGGCGGGACGACCTCGCGCCCGGTGCGCTCTCCGTCGGCAAGAACAACGTGTACGTCGGGACCGGGTCGTACGCCGTCGAGCTGCTGTGGGTGCAGGCTCAGGGCAAGAAGCCGATGCGGGCCGCGGACTGGGCGCGGGGCGTGCGGATCGGGGACGGGGAGAGCGTCGGGGAGTGA
- a CDS encoding integration host factor: MALPPLTPEQRAAALEKAAAARRERAEVKNRLKHSGASLHEVIKQGQENDVIGKMKVSALLESLPGVGKVRAKQIMERLGISESRRVRGLGSNQIASLEREFGSTGS, encoded by the coding sequence GTGGCTCTTCCGCCCCTTACCCCTGAACAGCGCGCAGCCGCGCTCGAAAAGGCCGCCGCGGCTCGCCGGGAGCGGGCCGAGGTCAAGAATCGACTCAAGCACTCCGGCGCCTCCCTTCACGAGGTCATCAAGCAGGGCCAGGAGAACGACGTCATCGGAAAGATGAAGGTCTCCGCCCTGCTCGAGTCCCTGCCCGGCGTGGGCAAGGTCCGCGCCAAGCAGATCATGGAGCGACTCGGCATCTCCGAGAGCCGCCGCGTGCGTGGCCTCGGCTCGAACCAGATCGCTTCCCTGGAGCGTGAGTTCGGCAGCACGGGCTCCTGA
- the rpoZ gene encoding DNA-directed RNA polymerase subunit omega: MSSSISAPEGIINPPIDELLEATDSKYSLVIYAAKRARQINAYYSQLGEGLLEYVGPLVDTHVHEKPLSIALREINAGLLTSEAVEGPAQ; the protein is encoded by the coding sequence GTGTCCTCTTCCATCTCCGCGCCCGAGGGCATCATCAACCCGCCGATCGACGAGCTCCTCGAGGCAACCGACTCGAAGTACAGCCTCGTGATCTACGCGGCCAAGCGGGCCCGCCAGATCAACGCGTACTACTCGCAGCTCGGCGAGGGCCTCCTCGAGTACGTCGGTCCGCTCGTGGACACCCACGTCCACGAGAAGCCGCTGTCGATCGCCCTGCGCGAGATCAACGCGGGTCTGCTGACGTCCGAGGCCGTCGAGGGCCCGGCGCAGTAA
- a CDS encoding primosomal protein N' yields the protein MSSENETGDGGAQGASPEQLALIRDSVRKAKVPRAKPRTWRGAALAKELPVARVLVDKGVLHLDRYFDYAVPEELDAEAQPGVRVRVRFGAGRHRVRDGRREGGGLIDGFLVERLAESDYAGPLAALAQVVSPERVLSEELLGLARAVADRYAGGLADVLQLAVPPRSARAEQRPSPEPLPAPGRPEAGSWGRYERGAAFLDSLASGGAPRAVWNALPGPEWSEELARAVAATLASGRGALVVVPDGRAVARVDAALTSLMGEGRHAVLTADAGPEKRYREWLAVRRGSVRAVVGTRAAMFAPVQDLGLVALWDDGDDSHSEQHAPQPHAREVLLLRAAQDKCGFLLGSWSCTVEAAQLVESGWARPLVATREQVRGAAPLVRTVGDGDLARDEAARAARLPTLAWQVVREGLRQGPVLVQVPRRGYVPRMACANCRAPARCRHCSGPLEAQGSGAELRCGWCGRDEGAWHCPECGAFRLRAQVVGARRTAEELGRAFPAVPVRTSGREHVLDTVPGTPSLVVSTPGAEPVAEGGYAAALLLDGWAMLGRPDLRAGEDALRRWIAAASLVRPQGAGGTVVVVAEPTLRPVQALVRWDPVGHAVRELGERAELGFPPVSRMASVAGPGEAVAEFLRTTELPPDAEVLGPVPVPVTAVGRPRRVGGPPPGEHWDRALIRVPPGSGAALASALKAAQAARMARGAAEIAVRIRIDPPDIG from the coding sequence GTGAGCAGCGAGAACGAGACCGGTGACGGCGGGGCTCAAGGGGCGTCGCCCGAGCAGCTCGCGCTGATTCGGGACAGTGTGCGCAAGGCGAAGGTCCCGCGGGCCAAGCCGCGGACCTGGCGGGGAGCCGCGCTGGCCAAGGAGCTGCCCGTGGCGCGGGTGCTGGTCGACAAGGGTGTGCTGCATCTCGATCGGTACTTCGACTACGCCGTACCGGAGGAGTTGGACGCCGAGGCGCAGCCCGGGGTGCGGGTGCGGGTGCGGTTCGGAGCCGGGCGGCACCGGGTGCGTGACGGGCGGCGTGAGGGCGGGGGGCTCATCGACGGCTTCCTCGTCGAGCGGCTTGCCGAGTCCGACTACGCCGGGCCGCTGGCGGCACTTGCGCAGGTCGTCTCGCCTGAGCGGGTGCTGAGCGAGGAACTGCTCGGGCTCGCGCGGGCCGTGGCCGACCGCTATGCCGGAGGGCTCGCCGATGTGCTGCAGCTGGCCGTGCCGCCGCGCAGCGCGCGTGCCGAGCAGCGGCCCTCACCGGAGCCGCTCCCGGCGCCCGGCAGGCCTGAGGCGGGGTCCTGGGGGCGGTACGAGCGAGGGGCCGCCTTCTTGGACTCCCTGGCCTCCGGGGGTGCGCCGCGTGCCGTGTGGAACGCTCTGCCCGGCCCCGAGTGGAGCGAGGAGCTGGCCCGGGCCGTCGCGGCGACGCTTGCCTCCGGGCGCGGGGCGCTCGTCGTAGTACCGGACGGGAGAGCTGTTGCCCGGGTCGACGCCGCCCTGACCTCGCTGATGGGCGAGGGCCGGCATGCGGTGCTGACCGCCGATGCCGGGCCCGAGAAGCGGTACCGGGAGTGGCTGGCCGTACGCCGCGGGAGCGTCCGGGCGGTCGTGGGGACGCGGGCCGCCATGTTCGCGCCCGTGCAGGACCTCGGGCTGGTCGCCCTCTGGGACGACGGCGACGACAGCCACAGCGAGCAGCACGCCCCGCAGCCCCATGCGCGTGAAGTGCTGCTGCTCCGGGCCGCGCAGGACAAGTGCGGCTTTCTGCTGGGGAGTTGGAGCTGCACCGTCGAGGCCGCCCAGCTCGTGGAGAGCGGCTGGGCCCGGCCGTTGGTCGCCACCCGGGAGCAGGTGCGCGGCGCGGCTCCCCTCGTACGGACCGTGGGGGACGGGGATCTCGCGCGGGACGAGGCCGCGCGGGCCGCTCGGCTGCCCACGCTCGCCTGGCAGGTGGTGCGGGAGGGGCTGCGGCAGGGGCCGGTCCTCGTGCAGGTGCCGCGGCGCGGGTACGTGCCGCGGATGGCCTGTGCGAACTGCCGGGCTCCCGCTCGGTGCCGGCACTGCTCCGGGCCGTTGGAGGCGCAGGGCTCCGGGGCCGAGCTGCGGTGTGGGTGGTGCGGGCGGGACGAAGGGGCCTGGCACTGTCCGGAGTGCGGGGCGTTCCGGCTGCGGGCTCAGGTGGTGGGGGCGCGGCGGACCGCCGAGGAGCTGGGGCGGGCCTTTCCCGCTGTGCCGGTGCGGACCTCCGGGCGCGAGCATGTACTGGACACCGTGCCGGGCACACCCTCGCTGGTCGTGAGCACGCCGGGGGCCGAGCCCGTCGCCGAGGGCGGGTATGCGGCGGCGCTGCTGCTGGACGGCTGGGCCATGCTCGGGCGGCCCGACCTGCGGGCGGGGGAGGACGCACTGCGGCGGTGGATTGCCGCCGCTTCACTGGTACGGCCGCAGGGCGCCGGGGGGACCGTGGTCGTGGTCGCCGAGCCCACGCTGCGGCCCGTGCAGGCGCTGGTGCGGTGGGACCCTGTCGGGCATGCGGTGCGGGAACTCGGCGAGCGAGCCGAGCTGGGGTTTCCGCCGGTGTCCCGGATGGCCTCCGTGGCCGGGCCGGGAGAGGCGGTGGCAGAGTTTCTCCGTACCACCGAACTGCCCCCGGATGCCGAGGTGTTGGGGCCCGTGCCGGTGCCCGTCACGGCGGTGGGACGCCCGCGGCGGGTAGGGGGTCCGCCGCCAGGGGAGCACTGGGACCGGGCGCTGATCCGGGTTCCGCCGGGAAGCGGGGCGGCGCTGGCGTCCGCGCTGAAGGCCGCGCAGGCGGCGCGGATGGCGCGCGGGGCTGCGGAGATCGCGGTGCGGATTCGAATCGATCCGCCTGACATTGGATGA